In Geopsychrobacter electrodiphilus DSM 16401, a single window of DNA contains:
- the gmhB gene encoding D-glycero-beta-D-manno-heptose 1,7-bisphosphate 7-phosphatase, translating to MTPHSSLLSPHRNTARRAVFLDRDGTINVEKDYLYRVEDFEFIPGVPLALKKLQDAGFLLVVVTNQSGIARGYYTLEDVDVLHRHMCKELQGFGVEIAGIYICPHHPSVGPPDQQDCLCRKGRPGLLIRAASELDIDLSRSFMVGDKMSDFEAGVNAGCTSCLVASGHRILPQGEANIFADLPAVVEAILLGQATL from the coding sequence GTGACCCCTCACTCCTCCCTCCTCAGTCCTCACCGGAACACCGCGCGTCGCGCGGTGTTCCTTGACCGTGACGGAACCATTAATGTCGAGAAGGATTATCTTTACCGGGTAGAGGATTTCGAATTTATCCCCGGCGTTCCCCTGGCGCTGAAGAAACTTCAGGATGCCGGTTTTCTGCTGGTGGTTGTCACGAATCAGTCTGGCATTGCGCGCGGTTATTACACCCTGGAAGATGTCGATGTTTTGCATCGCCATATGTGTAAAGAACTTCAGGGCTTCGGGGTTGAGATCGCCGGGATTTATATCTGTCCCCATCATCCGTCTGTGGGGCCTCCAGATCAACAGGACTGTCTCTGTCGCAAGGGGCGACCTGGTCTGTTGATTCGGGCCGCCAGCGAACTCGATATCGACCTCTCCCGTTCATTTATGGTGGGGGATAAAATGTCGGATTTTGAGGCGGGCGTCAACGCTGGATGCACTTCCTGTCTGGTGGCTTCCGGGCACAGAATTTTACCTCAGGGCGAGGCCAATATATTTGCTGATCTACCCGCAGTCGTTGAAGCTATTCTGCTTGGTCAAGCAACCCTTTGA
- a CDS encoding ComEA family DNA-binding protein, with protein MKISVLKLSCVCLLLMFCMSSTLVFAAQKVNINKATAVELVTLKGVGEKTALSIIEYRETHGLFKSIEDIVNVKGVGQKSFAKLAELITVTDEAPKQ; from the coding sequence ATGAAAATTTCCGTTTTAAAGTTGTCTTGTGTTTGTCTGTTACTCATGTTCTGTATGTCATCAACCTTGGTCTTTGCCGCGCAAAAGGTGAATATCAATAAGGCGACAGCGGTCGAACTCGTTACCCTGAAAGGGGTTGGCGAGAAGACTGCGCTCAGTATTATTGAATATCGGGAAACCCACGGTCTCTTCAAATCGATCGAAGACATCGTAAATGTTAAAGGTGTTGGTCAGAAATCTTTCGCCAAACTGGCAGAACTGATCACAGTTACCGACGAAGCACCTAAACAGTAA
- the hldE gene encoding bifunctional D-glycero-beta-D-manno-heptose-7-phosphate kinase/D-glycero-beta-D-manno-heptose 1-phosphate adenylyltransferase HldE codes for MTGNEIKEFFLRAKQLKALVVGDLMLDEYLWGKAERISPEAPVAVVDITRQDMRLGGAGNVINNLLSLGCEVRVASVIGDDEDGRTILTRLELRGVEADGVVLSALRKTSRKTRVLASNQQMLRIDRESREEIDLASSQQLLTYVHQQLPQVQVVLLSDYLKGVLTDSLTRELIALCRSAKVPVLVDPKGKDYTKYQGATLLTPNRKEAAEASGVAISSGDDVSRAGWKLLQELSLDALILTRSEEGMSLFMAGRDEIQLPTLAREVFDVSGAGDTVLATIGFGLAGGLGLPDAARLANLAAGVVVGKVGTSTVTPDEILRSIRVDVDRTDAKIRTSNELQQILLEEKNHGRSIVFTNGCFDLLHVGHVKYLQKARALGDRLVLGLNSDASIRRLKGEKRPLIGEEERGHILAALDCIDYVCVFDEDTPLELIDLLRPDILVKGGDYLAAEVVGKEIVESYGGRVELISFVDGKSTTNIIEKILSQYREE; via the coding sequence ATGACCGGCAATGAAATCAAGGAATTCTTCTTAAGGGCGAAGCAGCTCAAGGCGTTGGTGGTCGGCGACCTGATGCTCGATGAATATCTGTGGGGCAAGGCTGAACGGATCTCGCCCGAGGCACCGGTCGCGGTGGTTGATATTACGCGGCAGGATATGCGATTGGGGGGCGCGGGGAATGTTATTAACAACCTGTTATCACTCGGTTGTGAGGTTCGGGTTGCCAGTGTCATCGGTGATGATGAGGATGGGCGCACGATCCTTACGCGCCTTGAACTTCGTGGTGTCGAGGCCGATGGCGTGGTGCTCTCGGCCCTGCGCAAGACCAGTCGTAAAACCCGGGTTTTGGCCAGCAACCAGCAGATGCTGCGCATCGATCGGGAAAGCCGGGAAGAGATCGACCTGGCCTCCTCACAGCAGCTGCTGACCTACGTGCATCAGCAGCTGCCTCAGGTCCAGGTCGTCCTTCTGTCAGATTATTTAAAAGGGGTGCTAACCGACAGCCTGACCAGAGAGCTGATCGCACTCTGCCGCTCAGCCAAGGTCCCGGTATTGGTCGATCCTAAAGGGAAGGATTACACCAAGTATCAGGGCGCAACCCTGTTGACACCCAACCGCAAGGAAGCCGCCGAGGCCAGCGGCGTCGCGATCAGTTCGGGTGACGATGTCAGCCGTGCCGGCTGGAAGCTGCTGCAGGAGCTGAGTCTGGATGCCTTGATCCTGACCCGCAGCGAAGAAGGAATGAGCCTGTTTATGGCGGGCAGGGATGAAATTCAACTCCCCACCCTGGCGCGTGAGGTGTTTGATGTCTCCGGTGCCGGTGACACGGTGCTGGCCACCATCGGCTTCGGTCTGGCCGGCGGGCTGGGCCTTCCTGATGCGGCGCGACTGGCCAATCTGGCAGCCGGGGTGGTGGTCGGCAAGGTCGGCACTTCCACGGTTACTCCCGATGAAATCCTGCGCTCGATTCGTGTTGATGTCGACCGCACCGACGCCAAGATTCGCACCAGCAATGAGCTGCAGCAGATTCTGCTTGAAGAGAAGAACCATGGTCGCAGTATAGTCTTTACCAACGGCTGTTTTGACCTGCTGCACGTCGGGCATGTCAAGTATCTGCAAAAGGCCCGCGCCCTTGGTGACCGGCTGGTGTTGGGGCTGAATTCCGACGCGTCGATCAGGCGACTCAAAGGGGAGAAGCGGCCGTTGATCGGCGAAGAAGAGCGCGGCCACATTCTCGCCGCCCTCGACTGCATCGACTATGTTTGCGTGTTTGACGAAGATACCCCGCTCGAGTTGATCGACCTTCTGCGCCCTGACATCCTGGTTAAGGGCGGAGACTATCTGGCTGCTGAAGTGGTCGGCAAGGAGATCGTCGAAAGTTATGGTGGCCGGGTCGAGCTGATCAGCTTCGTTGATGGCAAGTCGACCACCAATATTATCGAAAAAATACTTTCTCAATATCGTGAGGAATGA